The following are encoded together in the Glycine max cultivar Williams 82 chromosome 8, Glycine_max_v4.0, whole genome shotgun sequence genome:
- the LOC547820 gene encoding stem 31 kDa glycoprotein precursor yields the protein MKLFVFFVAAVVLVAWPCHGAGYQRFPLRMKTGYGERSSEVKCASFRLAVEAHNIRAFKTIPEECVEPTKDYINGEQFRSDSKTVNQQAFFYASEREVHHNDIFIFGIDNTVLSNIPYYEKHGYGVEEFNETLYDEWVNKGDAPALPETLKNYNKLLSLGFKIVFLSGRYLDKMAVTEANLKKAGFHTWEQLILKDPHLITPNALSYKSAMRENLLRQGYRIVGIIGDQWSDLLGDHRGESRTFKLPNPMYYIE from the exons ATGaagttgtttgttttctttgttgctGCAGTAGTTTTGGTAGCATGGCCATGCCATGGCGCAGGCTACCAAAGGTTCCCTCTCCGAATGAAAACTGGCTATGGTGAGCGTTCTTCGGAGGTAAAATGCGCAAGTTTTAGGCTTGCTGTGGAAGCACACAACATCCGAGCCTTTAAAACCATTCCTGAAGAGTGCGTTGAACCAACAAAGGACTACATTAATGGCGAACAATTTAGATCAGACTCTAAAACAGTTAACCAACAAGCTTTCTTTTATGCTAGTGAACGCGAAGTCCATCACAACGACATATTTATATTCGGCATAGATAACACCGTACTCTCTAATATCCCATACTATGAAAAACATGGATATGG GGTGGAGGAATTTAATGAAACCTTATATGATGAATGGGTTAACAAGGGCGACGCACCGGCATTGCCAGAGACTCTTAAAAATTACAACAAGCTGTTGTCTCTTGGCTTCAAGATTGTATTCTTGTCAGGAAGATATCTTGACAAAATGGCCGTAACAGAAGCAAACCTAAAGAAGGCTGGCTTCCACACATGGGAGCAGTTAATTCTCAA GGATCCACATCTTATCACTCCAAATGCACTTTCATACAAATCAGCAATGAGAGAGAATCTGTTGAGGCAGGGATACAGAATTGTTGGAATCATTGGAGACCAATGGAGCGATCTGCTTGGAGACCACAGAGGCGAAAGCAGGACCTTTAAGCTTCCTAATCCCATGTACTACATTGAGTAG